The stretch of DNA AGCTTTCcgagttttgtttttctctcatctCTGATTCTGCTGGAAAAACACCCAAACCCTCTGGCCAGAGCGCCCCTGACCTAGCAGCACCTGCAGACAGGGGGGCCGGAAGTCAAGCTAAAACGGAGGAGgaaccagcttgtgcttccaccaGGCCCCCGAGGGACTGGGCTGGATTCCCCCAGTGGGCAGCGGGGCATGTGCCCACCAAGGGGGCCTCGGGCTGCATTCTGGGAGGAGGAAGGCTGAGGAGCAGCCCCACATCTGGGCCTCTTAGGAAGGAGCGGGGCCTTCGGGACTCATGAACAAGGGGACACATTTGGAGATGGTTCCCCAGGACAAAGCTGTCCCAGGGTTCTCTCCTGatggccctcctcctcctcctctggctcaAAGCCTCCGAGCTACAAAGTCCTTCAGGGGAGGCAGCTGTGATGTAGTGGAAAGAATGCCACACTTGGAGTCTGAAGGTCTGTGTGTGACTTGTGGCCAATTATGGTAATCATCTCCCTGGGCCTcgatttcctcttttgtaaagtgGGGATGAAGCTGTCCCCTTCCAGGGTTATGCTGGGGAAAGATCATATAAACGAATACGGAGGTGCTCCATAAAATCTTATTGGCAGTGAAGAGATGCTCCATATATAAAAATCTGGGGGACCCAGTGAGAGAATCTGATTCATGTTTTGTATTTTGGATGTGGTGGTGGTTATTCAAATCTGTACATGTGCTGAAACTCATGACAAGAAAACTTAACTGTAGGATAATTTTCTAAAAACCAGCATCTGGTTCAACTCCTTTCCTTTGGAGAAGTCTTATGATTCCCATTTTGTAGAAAAAGCAACTGAGATCTGAGATAATTATCACTTCCACCAGCATCACTCAGCTTTGTTTCCACTGCCTGTCAGTTCTGGGGGCCAGGGCCCCACACGACAGACACGCAGACACCCACAGTGTAAAAGCCTCTAAAACAGAAGAACAGGCCATCGAGGGCTTCTACATCGAAACCACGAAATCAGTGCCCTTTGGGGGTGTCTGGTGGACAAGGCAGGCCTCCCTGCTCAGATGACTCTCTGTCAACAGTGCCTCAAAGCATTAGGAAAAcagttattcaaaaatatttaattgtcaAAAAAAGCCAAGGCCTCCCTAGACTGAGGGCAGCCCCAAGCAGGGGGAGACCCTGCCTGGGGGGAGAAGTGAAgactccatcccacccccagcCGGCTGCCCAGGGTCCCTGGTGGAGGTCGAGGACAGAATTAGCCCCACTATGCAAAGCAGCAGGAGAGGAAGAGCTCCAGTTCAGTGGAGGCAGATGCCAAAACAAGTGCGTTTCCTCTGGCAGCCCAGAgaccagggagggaggaggcccgGCCAGGCCCAGCCCCGGCCTGGCTCAGTGTGGTCACCGCTGATCAAAGCAGAGATGGACCTTTACCCCAGGTGTGGGGTCCTTGGCCACCTGCCTGCCTCACCTGCAATTCCAGCTGGAGCTGCTCTGACTCATCCCTCCCTATGCTGACCTTGATTCTCCAATTAGACTggcagctccctgagggcaggggttTCTCCCACCTGAATCCAGAATGAAAGTGGCAAATCCAGAGCATGGTCCCCCCAAGGTCAACAGGAAGTGGAGCTCAGTCCGGCTCTGCACACAGAGGTGCACTGAACTTCAGGTCCTAGCCCTGAGCTGCTCCCAGTCACTCCCGCAGCAGGCGGGCTGGGGATTGTTTTGCTTCTGATTTTATGCAGAAAGTCTGAAGGGGTTATCTGACTAAGAATCCCCAGGCTTCCCCACCACAAGGCCTCTTGATTTGGGAATCTCTCTTGCATAGCTCTgggtcaaatgaaaaaaaataaaagaaaaaaaatatatctccAGCATCTCATAGTTTAATGTTTGACCAAAATCATATCCATACCTATACATTTATTGAATGACAAAGAACAATTTTTGACTGTGAAAAGTTAAAGTCAAAGTTCgtaagaaaaaatgtatatacaatttCCAGGCTTGGTGGAGGACAGGAGGGTAGAGTAGAGGCAGGGgaagccctgccctcagggacctTCTAGTTTAACTGGAGAACAAGGCCAAGACGGGCAATGCAAAGTTGTAGCTACACCAGAGCTGTGGAGGACAGCGTCCAAACAGGGACCAGATAGGGGCTGGGGTGTTTTGGGAAGGCTTCCTGTAGGTGGAGGACTTTGAAGGACAAGAGGACTGGGGTGGGTAGGGGAGGGTGGCTCCTCTAGGGCTGAGACGCTCGAGTCCTGCAGAACTCAAGCACTGCTTGTCAGCTGGAGAGGAGGCAGGACGCGGGCATCCCCACCAAGAAGAAGGACCAGTCCAGTCAGACCTTCTCTGCTGTTCAGGGTCCCGCCAGAGTCAGAGCGGGGAAAGAAAGCAGACACAACCACAGGTCCCAACTGGGCCTCCAGAGAGAGCCGGACATGAGCTGAGCAGacctccccgcccccaggccgATGGGTGCCCAAACGTTTGTGTCCAAACAGGTACCCTTATCAACTCCAGAACCACAGACGTCACAAgcctgtgtgtgttttctcaaGACACACTGTTTATTCCACGGGGGAAAGGGCTCAAGGCCAGCAGCcccctggggtggggcagggcgggAGAGAGCAGGAGAGAACGGGAGAGGGACGAAGCTCTTGTGGCCCATCTGCGGCCACTTGGGGTAGGCTGTGACCCTGCCCCGGCTCTCCAGAGAAGCCAGGCTGCTCTGAGTCCACTTGCAGGTTCCAGACAAGTCTCtgccttccctggccttcacaGGGCCATGGATCCCCCACATAGGACCCCCAGAAGGCGGGGTCCAGTCTAACCCCCGAGGACCCCCTTGCTCCTAATCACTGCCCTGCAGCCCTTCTATGCCAGTCCCTTCCGTGAGAGATGGGGACCAAGGGCTGGAGGGGCAGGTGGGTCTGGCAGGCCTGCTTTGGAGGCTGACGGGGGTCCAGGGAAAAGTGGGGGACGTCTCTGAAGCAGTCACTGAGGGCCCAGCGGGCTGTGCCCAGGAGCATGGGGAGGGCCAGCCCCTCACTCCTGGCCTGGGTGCTCACCCACCGACCACTTCACCTCCCCTGTCCGCAGAGTCACTATGTCTTCATAAGTGGCCGTCTGGTCAATATCCAGGCCCTGGAGAGATGAAACGGAGCTCAGGCCTTGAACACTCCCCTGGCCTCACGCCGATGGTGCCTCTGACTGCCCCCCTCGGCCCTCGGAGCTTCCAGGAGTATGGGGGGGTCCACCTTGCCCCTTACCTCATAGGTGTGATCTTCCTCCATCCCGGCCTTGCTGTCATCCTGGCGGGGGAGGGATGGAGAGCAGAGTGTTagcttcccccaccccatccactgctgggccaggctggggagggCCAGGGAGATTGGTCTTGGGTGAAGGGTCAAGGGTCAAGGGTCAGGGTTGAGGGGCACTCTGTGAGAACAGCTGATGAATAAGGGAGTGTTTGAATGGGTGAGTCAGTGGGTGGGCTCTGGGGCTGGGGAGACAGAGACCCTGCCGGTGTCTGGCCGGCCCCCACGGTCACCTTGTCCAGCAGCaggaagatgggcacaatgatgAACAGAATGATAAGCAAGGTCTGGATCATGATGATGCCATCTTTCAGTGTGTTCCGCCGCTTCAGCTGGGCCAAGGTGCTGAACCCTGGGAGGAGGTGGGTGGACGTGGTGAGGCTTGGTGGGACCTGTCCCTGCTTTGGGCCCGGACCCCTCAGGACCTGCTTCTCCGCGGCTCTCCCAGGTGCCCGGGGTCACAGCCACCCAACACGGTGTGACCCTCCCTCCTACTggtggagggctggggtggggtggggtggggtgggtgttgGTGGGGCTCCAGGAGCACCCCATGCTCTCCCTGGCTGGTGGGGGGTagcggggtggaggggtgggccCCACACACACCCATGACCCGGAGCTCAGTGCCACAGCCGTGCTCTGTCCTCTGGGTCCCCTTGGCACACTCCTGCTTGCAGAAGTAGATGCCATTGTCCTGAAACTGGACGCTTCGGATGGTGAGAACGGCCTCAGAGTTGTTATGGGACTGGAGGATGCGGCCCTGCTCCGCGTGAAGTGTCTTGGGCTCTGAGTCCGGCTTCGGCTTCCGGAACCAGCTCACGAGACCATCATCCTCCACGTGGCACCTGATCTCCACTGTGGAGCCCCGTTTCTTGGCCACGAAACGTGGGTGCTGCCAGATCCGGGAACAAGTGTTTCCTGTGGGTGTCAGGGCTAGGGTCAAAATCCTGCTCCTTGCATTCTGGACCGCCGGCCGACCATGGTCCGCCACCCCCGCAACCATGGCCCCTGTCCCGGGCAGCGCTGACCCCTGGCTTGGTCTCCTGGCTTGCCCTTGCTTCTCAGAGTGTGGGACAGTCATGAGGCAGAGGTGTAGGGGAACTGAGCCATGTGAGGAGCTGCGGGCCACACCGCCGGACCCCGCCCCTTCCTAATGGCCCACTCTCCCCATTTGATTTTCCTTTAGAAGGGCCTGGAAACTTCCAACGCCTTTCCATGCCCCTGATGCAGGCCTCACCTTCTGAGGCCAGAGGGCCCCCAGGACAGCCTCTAACCTGGCCTGGtgttctcccctctccctgtccACACCAGCCCCCAGTCCTCAGGGTGACCCCGCAAATCCTCAGCCTGGCAATCAAGGCTCCCGCATCAATCTCCTGCCCATGTCTCCCTTGTCACCCCTTCTGCGTGGTCCTGTTCCTCTTTTTATTCCTATGCCTTTCTCAGCTTGCCACACTCCCCACCACCCATCTGCCCCAGGAGACCTCCCTCCTGCTTGGTCCCCAGTCAGGGGTGCCCTAGGAACCCCTAAGACCCTGCAGCCTGTTGGGGGCCCCCAAGGTTGCAGGCTCCTGCTGGGGCTAAGCCCAACTCCCCAGCCAGACAGCCCAGGCCTACATACCCAGTGGGATCCCCTCCTCCCTGATCTTTGGGACTCATGTTTGACGTGGGTGACGCTGGAGAAGTAGGGGTTGGAGGAACTTTAGAGCCAGGTCTTACAGAGGGAGACAGACCCTCAGGAGGCCTGGGGATGGGTGGGGAGAACCCAAGGGGGCCAGGGCGCCGGGACGACCATAGGGCAGCTTGCGGACAGGGACCCCCACGTTGGACACAGACATACATGCTCCCAGAAGGTTCAGGGGAAGTTGCTGACCTTTGGGATCCCGGAGCAGGTCATCTGTTTTGTCCGCCAGCACCTTCTCACCTGCTGGGTGGGAGGAAGTGGGCGGGGCTGGTCCTTCCGAGTTGGCTGCCCCGCCCCTGCATTCCCAGACCCACTTCCTCCCCGCAGGACATCAGCTCCAAGATCCCTGCCCTGGAGAGTCTAGAGCGGGGTGGGGTCACCAGAGGATCTGATTCCCAGCCCTGCTTCTGCCCTCGGCCTTTGAGTGGGCTCTTGGATGAGAGGGAAGAAGTCCCGCCTGGAAGGCTCTACCGCCTTCCAGACCAGAGCACCAAGTGGGGAGCAGGCCTGTCCCAGGTCTGGTGCGGGGCGGCCTCTCCACCGcttcccccacccagggcccTGTAGCGCCTGGGGGTGAACgaccctctctcctttcttcctccccgGCCTAGCTCTTCTCCGAGGTCAGAGCCACCAGCACCTCTCCCCCAGCTCAGCCCGACACCCTCCGGGCTGGAGAAGGGCTGGGGGCTGCAGACTCCAGAGCCCACCAGCCCCTCAGCCTGGCTGATTCCCACAGACCCGGTCCCCAGGGCTGTCAGAGGGAGACAGGAGGCAGCAAAAGTGAGAGACGGAAGGCGGAGGAGGCAAGAGCAGGAGACAGCAGCAGTGGAAAGAGCGAAACCAGGGGGCCTCTGGGCCCCTCGAGCAGTACCTGAAAGGAGCAGCAGCCCCAGCACCAGCCAGTTGTTGAGCCCGGGAATCAACGCCGACCCTGCCATGCTCACCCTGTCTCCAGCCCCAAGCCCGTGACAACGGAGGCTCCTGGGGGAAAACGTGTAACTGCCTGGGCTGCAGTCTGCCTCCTCCCCGCCTCTTCCCCACCAGGCCCCTTCCtgccatgcaaattgggacccaGGGGAGGCACCAGCTCTCTGGggaccctgggggagggcaggctCTCTTGTCAGCTGTGCCGCTAAGACCCAAGGGTCACCCCGGCTTGGGCACTGCAGCTGGGGTCTGTGACGGATGCCCCTGGGGTCCGTGACAGATGCCCCTGGGAGGCAGGGACCCCTGAGGCCCCATCCCAACCCCCAAGATCACGTCCTGGGGCCCGTCGGCCTCGCAGTCTGGAGTCCCAGGCACTTAACTGAATCCACACGGGTCCTGTGGATGGATGTGGGCACAGCCCTTCCACCCCAGACCAACTTATACCCTTCAACTTACACATCCAGGAAGGACGGGGTAGGAGTGCTGGGGGGACAGCTATGGACCCAGAGCCCAGCCTCTTGGCTAGAGTGCAGGTGGCCATGTTGGCAGTTGATGGAGGCTTGACCTTGTGTAGGAAGGGAGCCACAGAGGCTCTTGAGCAAGAACAGGCCAAGAGCGGCAGCCACTTGGGAGAAGATTTGGTCCCAGCTCTGGCGAGAGGCCTCTCCTCGCTCACTTGGTGGGAGAGTTTGCTGGGAGCTGCCAAAGATGGCGGACTTAGGTGTTGATGGCTTACTGAAAACCCACCACTTAGCAATCAGCCGGACTCTCAGGGCACAGAAGTGTTACCCACAGCTCCAGGGGTCTGGAGTGGAAGACAAGAGGCTGGTCTGGGGGAGCCTGCAAGTTCTGAAACAGAAAGTCTCTCTGGCTTTTTCTCATCTGTCAGCAGAGCAGTGGATGGAACCACAGAGTCTAGGAGCTTGTCTAAGCTGAACTATGTGCCCTGGCCCTGGATCAGACACAGCCCTCATCCCTTGGGGTCTTGGGGGGGAGGTGCCCTTGTGCAGTGCATAACTTGCACAGCTGCCCATGGCAGGCGCATCCCTCAGCCCCACAGCTGAGTTCTTGAGTTTTACGTATTATGGCACCTTCTTTATTCTCTCTTGGCCCcttgctctgtctcttccttcaCCCCCCAGGAAGGGAAAGAAGATGCTGAATCCTGTGTCCTCTGCCCACATCTCACTCTCTTCACCACCCGCTAGTTTTCAAGCAGCCTGTGCTGCTGGCATCTGGGAGACATGGACCCACCACCCAGGCCAGGGTTGCTGGTGAAGAAGGCAGAGGTCTGGGTGCTGGCCCCCTAAGTCCTGGGCATAGGCCTCACCTGGTACAGtggcaccccacccccaacccgaGGAGCACAGGTTGGGGCTGGAGCTATGGGAAGTGGGGACAGGGGAGTTCAGGTTCCATCCGAGAAACAGCTGTTCCCGGCAGTCCCAGATGTTCTTGCTGGTTCCAGATGTTccgaacaaagagaaaaacatttctctGAAAAGGTGTCAGATGTTCCGTTCACAGAACAAACAGCCCAGGAATATAAACATCAGCTGAGGTCAGCATGGGGACCACAGGCCCCTGGTGCTGGTGGGGGTGGTTGGAGACTCCCCCAGAGGAATGGAGGGAAATCCAGGGGTCTCTTCCTTTAGCCAAACACCTCCTGGTGATGGAGGACTTGGTTAGCTTTGGGGCTGGTGGCCCCCAAATTTGGGAGAAAGGTGGAGAAAGGTTGGGGtgcacccgtgtgtgtgtgtgtgtgtgtgtgcatgtagctGCCAACTGGGGTGTACTGCCGAGTTGTAGGGTGTGAGGCTGTTTGGGAGCTGGTCTGCAGCCCAGGGTGCCTTTGGGGGGCCATGGAGGTTGGGGACGCAGTGGGTACCCTccaaacat from Bos mutus isolate GX-2022 chromosome 19, NWIPB_WYAK_1.1, whole genome shotgun sequence encodes:
- the CD79B gene encoding B-cell antigen receptor complex-associated protein beta chain isoform X2, whose product is MAGSALIPGLNNWLVLGLLLLSGEKVLADKTDDLLRDPKGNTCSRIWQHPRFVAKKRGSTVEIRCHVEDDGLVSWFRKPKPDSEPKTLHAEQGRILQSHNNSEAVLTIRSVQFQDNGIYFCKQECAKGTQRTEHGCGTELRVMGFSTLAQLKRRNTLKDGIIMIQTLLIILFIIVPIFLLLDKDDSKAGMEEDHTYEGLDIDQTATYEDIVTLRTGEVKWSVGEHPGQE
- the CD79B gene encoding B-cell antigen receptor complex-associated protein beta chain isoform X1, whose amino-acid sequence is MAGSALIPGLNNWLVLGLLLLSAGEKVLADKTDDLLRDPKGNTCSRIWQHPRFVAKKRGSTVEIRCHVEDDGLVSWFRKPKPDSEPKTLHAEQGRILQSHNNSEAVLTIRSVQFQDNGIYFCKQECAKGTQRTEHGCGTELRVMGFSTLAQLKRRNTLKDGIIMIQTLLIILFIIVPIFLLLDKDDSKAGMEEDHTYEGLDIDQTATYEDIVTLRTGEVKWSVGEHPGQE